The following is a genomic window from Acidimicrobiales bacterium.
CGGTGTGTTTGGCCTCGGTTTGACTGGCGTCGGCCCAGGCAACGCCCCCAGCATGTAGGCCAGCCCCACCACGGCCATCCCCTGAGAAGGGGTCGTCAATCCAGCCGGGACCTGGGGAGCGTCCGACGCCCGAGCCTGTGGACAGAATCGGCCACTGCGCCGAGAGCGCAGACGAGGGGCTCGCTGCTGGAAGGGCCGGCGCGGCCAGCCAGGGGGCACGAGGCGCCAGTGGCGCGATCAGTCGGCGAACACGTCGCGGCTGAGCTGGATGAAGTACCGGTGGTCATGGCCCTTGTTGGGATCCTCGGCGTTGTACTTGGCATCCGGGCTGCCGTCGGGCACGCGCTCTTCGGAGTAGATGGCCCCAACCGGGCAGACGTCGGGCTGGTAGCAGGCTGTGCACGAAGTGCATTCCTCGGTGTTGACGTAGAGCAGACCGTCGGCGAAGACGGAAACGTGGTCGGGATCGGGTAGGTGAGTGTTCGCGATCTCTCCGCTGCCGGCCTCGTCCTCGGAGAAGAGGACGCCGTCGACGGCGTTGAACTCGTAGATGCACTGAACGGGGCAGACATCGACACAGGCTCGGTCCTTGGTGTCGATACACGCTTCGGTGATGATGGCGATGCCAGACATGGAGCTTTCCTTTCAGGTCGAGTGGCTGCGACGATCATCGCAACGTGGACAGGCTGAGCCGACGAGTCCGTCGTTCCGGGGATCAGGGCTCGGCACCGAGCTCCGGTACTGGC
Proteins encoded in this region:
- a CDS encoding ferredoxin family protein; the protein is MSGIAIITEACIDTKDRACVDVCPVQCIYEFNAVDGVLFSEDEAGSGEIANTHLPDPDHVSVFADGLLYVNTEECTSCTACYQPDVCPVGAIYSEERVPDGSPDAKYNAEDPNKGHDHRYFIQLSRDVFAD